In one window of Erwinia tasmaniensis Et1/99 DNA:
- the nfsA gene encoding oxygen-insensitive NADPH nitroreductase: protein MTPTIELLRSHRSIRSFTDEQISPGQRAAIIEAAQSASTSSFLQCSSIVRISDRALRETLVKLSGGQHYVAQAAEFWVFCADFNRLQQISPQAELGLAEQLLLGCVDTALMAQNAMIAAESLGFGGVYIGGIRNHIAEVTEALGLPKFVLPLFGLCLGKPAQDPQCKPRMPADLLVHENRYQPLNSALLAQYDDELVQYYQSRESNPRSESWSEHIQKTLSKESRPFILDYLHRQGWATR, encoded by the coding sequence ATGACGCCAACCATCGAGTTACTGCGTTCCCATCGCTCGATTCGCTCTTTCACCGACGAGCAGATCTCCCCCGGACAGCGCGCGGCCATCATTGAGGCAGCGCAGTCCGCTTCCACGTCCAGCTTTTTGCAGTGCTCATCGATCGTTCGCATCAGCGATCGCGCGCTGCGCGAAACGTTGGTTAAGCTGAGCGGTGGCCAGCACTACGTTGCACAGGCTGCTGAATTCTGGGTTTTTTGTGCTGATTTTAACCGTTTGCAGCAGATCAGCCCGCAGGCGGAGCTGGGGCTGGCAGAGCAGCTGCTACTGGGATGCGTTGATACGGCGTTAATGGCACAAAATGCGATGATAGCCGCAGAATCACTCGGCTTCGGCGGTGTGTACATCGGCGGTATTCGTAACCATATTGCCGAGGTCACGGAAGCATTAGGCCTGCCGAAATTTGTGCTGCCGCTGTTTGGCCTGTGTCTGGGTAAGCCTGCTCAAGATCCGCAGTGCAAACCGCGTATGCCTGCCGATCTGCTGGTGCATGAAAATCGCTATCAGCCTTTAAACAGCGCGCTGCTGGCGCAGTACGATGATGAGCTGGTGCAGTATTATCAGAGCCGCGAGAGCAACCCGCGTTCTGAAAGCTGGAGTGAACATATCCAGAAGACGCTTAGCAAAGAGAGCCGCCCATTTATTCTCGATTACTTACACCGGCAGGGCTGGGCAACGCGCTAA
- a CDS encoding YbjC family protein: MRAFSQLPRPLLLMEILGIVLLVVSPFALRDMLPFSPLNGKPTATALLFAAIVLILPVPVVMIWRSAKLLAPKLFHVLSVRNKR; this comes from the coding sequence ATGCGTGCCTTTAGTCAATTACCCCGCCCTTTACTGCTGATGGAAATATTGGGTATTGTGCTGCTGGTTGTCTCCCCGTTTGCACTGCGCGACATGCTGCCATTTTCCCCGTTGAACGGGAAGCCGACGGCAACGGCGTTGCTGTTTGCTGCAATCGTGCTGATACTGCCGGTCCCGGTCGTTATGATCTGGCGCAGCGCCAAACTACTGGCCCCCAAATTATTTCATGTGCTTTCAGTACGCAATAAACGTTAA
- a CDS encoding GrxA family glutaredoxin, giving the protein MFAVIFGRPACPYCVRAKELAEKLTEEREDFNFRYIDIHAEGITKADLEKTVGKPVETVPQIFLDQNHIGGCTEFEAYAKENLGLFQ; this is encoded by the coding sequence ATGTTTGCAGTCATTTTTGGTCGCCCAGCCTGCCCTTATTGTGTCCGTGCTAAAGAGCTTGCCGAGAAGCTGACCGAAGAGCGCGAAGACTTCAATTTCCGTTATATCGATATTCATGCTGAAGGTATTACAAAGGCCGACCTGGAAAAAACCGTTGGCAAACCGGTTGAGACCGTTCCACAGATTTTCCTCGATCAGAACCACATCGGTGGTTGTACTGAATTTGAAGCCTACGCGAAAGAAAATCTGGGCCTTTTCCAGTAA